The following are encoded in a window of Vibrio sp. SCSIO 43136 genomic DNA:
- a CDS encoding MerR family transcriptional regulator produces MGCEPKYAIRDVSEKTGVKPVTLRAWQRRYGLVQPERTEKGHRLYSDADIELIKTIQSWLEKGVSIGKVKELLNSDSSPVFEQQDEAPQLAEVESVLAAIAKLQYTKSEQILSGIFKEYPSHIVIEQAIKPILTTLEVVKNSQKSLQLGLFNSVVTSVVGKIVDAENKAGKKNKLLMVSFDAFGSIHARMELVQKVEQGNRVVLIESVEDLGGLKDMLATELYTAVYFYASQDIPAKLVSNIKELKQQVNCELEACELLTTLHFN; encoded by the coding sequence ATGGGATGTGAACCAAAATACGCAATACGAGATGTTTCAGAAAAAACGGGCGTAAAGCCAGTCACACTACGAGCTTGGCAGCGCCGCTATGGCTTGGTTCAGCCAGAACGCACTGAGAAAGGGCATCGTCTTTATTCTGATGCCGATATCGAATTAATAAAGACGATTCAGAGCTGGTTAGAGAAAGGCGTATCCATTGGTAAAGTCAAAGAGCTACTCAACTCGGACTCATCTCCAGTTTTTGAGCAGCAAGATGAAGCGCCACAGCTTGCAGAAGTTGAATCAGTCTTGGCTGCGATTGCAAAGCTGCAGTACACCAAGAGCGAACAGATATTGAGCGGCATTTTTAAAGAATACCCAAGCCATATCGTCATCGAGCAAGCAATAAAGCCTATTTTAACCACTTTGGAAGTGGTCAAGAACAGTCAAAAGTCTCTGCAGTTAGGGCTTTTTAACTCTGTCGTGACTAGTGTCGTTGGAAAAATTGTCGACGCAGAAAACAAGGCTGGCAAAAAAAATAAGCTCCTGATGGTTAGCTTTGATGCTTTTGGTTCAATCCACGCTCGTATGGAGCTGGTTCAGAAGGTCGAGCAAGGTAATAGAGTGGTTTTAATCGAGTCCGTTGAAGACCTTGGCGGTCTTAAGGATATGCTGGCGACAGAGTTGTACACCGCCGTCTATTTTTATGCCAGCCAAGATATCCCTGCTAAGTTGGTCAGCAATATCAAAGAGCTAAAACAGCAGGTTAATTGTGAGCTCGAGGCTTGTGAACTGCTGACTACACTACATTTCAATTAG
- the phrB gene encoding deoxyribodipyrimidine photo-lyase yields the protein MQLIWFRRDLRTIDNPALLQAIKSGQPVVAVYTATPLTWQSHNVAPIQTDLTYRRLHCLKQSLAELGIPLLCSSLPTYADSAEAVATLAETVGVSAIHSNLEYPIDESRRDALLDSKLAASDIEIFWYHDRCAMVPGSVMNQQGAYFKVFTPFKKAWIKQFLWHECSVTAPEAVRQQAKLPQLPQGWTENIPESDGSSDAYPVDDQALSSRLNQFVELSAPDYKLRRDFPSQAATSQLSPYLAIGAISVKQCLVSLLNVRNIDELGEGEHTWLSELIWREFYQHLLVFEPRLAKGEAFVKWSENIIWHSRNDWLLAWQQGATGYPIVDAAMRQLNQTGWMHNRLRMIVASFLTKDLLINWREGERYFMSQLIDGDFAANNGGWQWSASTGCDGQPYFRIFNPITQGEKFDPNGEFVRRWLPELSGVPDKFIHKPWLWQGCQDLAYPSPIVDHSIQRGLALEMYQQAKEMGNE from the coding sequence ATGCAATTAATTTGGTTTCGACGAGACTTACGTACCATTGATAACCCCGCACTTTTGCAAGCGATTAAGTCGGGGCAGCCAGTGGTGGCGGTTTATACCGCTACGCCATTAACTTGGCAGTCTCATAATGTAGCCCCTATTCAGACAGACCTAACTTATAGACGATTACATTGCCTCAAACAGTCTCTCGCTGAGTTGGGCATCCCGCTACTTTGTTCATCCTTGCCAACCTACGCAGATAGTGCGGAGGCTGTGGCGACGCTCGCTGAAACAGTTGGTGTAAGTGCAATTCACAGCAATCTAGAGTATCCCATCGATGAATCCCGCCGAGATGCATTACTAGATAGCAAGCTTGCGGCAAGCGACATCGAGATTTTTTGGTATCACGACCGTTGCGCTATGGTGCCGGGCAGTGTAATGAATCAACAAGGCGCTTACTTCAAGGTGTTTACACCTTTTAAAAAGGCTTGGATAAAGCAGTTTCTTTGGCATGAATGCTCTGTGACTGCACCAGAGGCAGTAAGGCAACAAGCCAAGTTACCCCAGCTACCACAAGGCTGGACTGAGAATATTCCTGAGAGCGATGGAAGTAGCGATGCTTACCCTGTAGATGACCAAGCGTTATCGAGCCGACTGAACCAGTTTGTTGAGCTGTCAGCCCCCGACTACAAGCTGCGTCGTGACTTTCCGAGTCAAGCGGCCACGAGTCAACTCTCTCCCTACTTAGCTATCGGTGCAATCTCCGTCAAGCAATGTTTGGTGTCGCTACTCAATGTTCGAAATATTGATGAGCTGGGTGAAGGAGAGCACACCTGGCTGAGCGAGCTGATCTGGCGTGAGTTTTACCAGCATTTACTGGTCTTTGAGCCTCGACTTGCCAAAGGAGAAGCCTTTGTGAAGTGGAGTGAAAACATTATCTGGCACTCTCGTAACGACTGGCTTTTAGCGTGGCAACAAGGGGCAACGGGTTATCCTATAGTGGATGCGGCCATGAGGCAGCTCAACCAAACTGGCTGGATGCATAACCGTCTGCGCATGATTGTGGCGAGTTTCCTCACTAAGGATCTATTAATAAACTGGCGAGAAGGGGAGCGCTACTTCATGAGCCAGCTAATCGACGGAGATTTTGCTGCCAATAATGGCGGCTGGCAATGGTCAGCATCAACGGGATGTGATGGACAGCCTTATTTTCGTATCTTCAATCCGATCACCCAAGGGGAAAAATTTGACCCTAATGGGGAGTTCGTCCGCAGGTGGTTGCCAGAGCTATCTGGCGTGCCAGACAAATTTATCCATAAACCTTGGCTTTGGCAGGGGTGTCAGGATCTCGCATATCCTTCACCAATAGTTGATCACAGCATACAAAGAGGATTAGCCTTAGAGATGTATCAACAAGCCAAAGAGATGGGTAATGAGTAA
- a CDS encoding L,D-transpeptidase family protein, producing MSKTWSVLALLLLTGSCFAAQFELPKDGSRIVGKVQRHLVGEGETFAQIAKDYDIGFLSLMAANRGVDPFLPAEGTVLTIPSMFILPPVEYKGIVINLPELRLYYYPEGTNQVHVFPVGIGRIGRDTPQMKTHVSVKIPNPTWTPPASIRKEYLEEKGIDLPKVVPAGPDNPLGDYALRLAYGRGEYLIHGTNKDFGIGLRVSAGCIRMEPKDIEWLFGQVPKGIQVRIINQPVKVTLEPDRSVFMEAHEPLTESNGDKQELVLPMELEWWMDEFGISNSKARAVIQVQNGVPIEIATPPL from the coding sequence ATGAGTAAAACATGGAGCGTGCTTGCGTTGTTGCTGCTGACAGGCAGTTGCTTTGCAGCTCAATTTGAATTGCCAAAAGATGGCAGCCGTATCGTGGGGAAAGTACAACGTCACTTGGTCGGGGAAGGAGAGACCTTCGCCCAAATCGCCAAAGATTACGATATTGGTTTTCTCTCTTTGATGGCGGCAAACCGCGGGGTTGACCCATTTTTACCTGCCGAAGGCACCGTGCTGACGATCCCTTCCATGTTCATTCTTCCCCCCGTTGAGTACAAAGGTATCGTGATCAACTTGCCAGAGCTGAGGCTCTATTACTACCCAGAAGGCACTAACCAAGTTCACGTGTTTCCTGTTGGCATCGGACGTATCGGGCGCGATACACCGCAAATGAAAACCCACGTTTCGGTGAAGATTCCAAATCCGACTTGGACGCCACCGGCCTCAATTCGTAAAGAGTATCTAGAAGAGAAAGGCATTGATCTACCCAAAGTGGTTCCCGCAGGTCCCGATAACCCGCTTGGAGATTATGCGCTTCGATTGGCGTACGGACGAGGTGAGTATTTGATCCACGGGACTAATAAGGATTTCGGTATCGGTCTTCGGGTGAGTGCTGGCTGTATTCGAATGGAGCCCAAAGATATCGAATGGTTGTTTGGTCAAGTACCTAAAGGTATTCAAGTACGGATCATTAATCAGCCAGTCAAGGTGACATTAGAACCCGACAGAAGCGTGTTTATGGAAGCGCATGAGCCATTGACGGAAAGTAACGGTGACAAACAAGAATTAGTATTACCGATGGAATTGGAATGGTGGATGGACGAGTTTGGGATATCTAACAGTAAAGCTCGTGCGGTGATTCAAGTTCAAAACGGCGTGCCGATTGAAATTGCAACCCCACCACTGTAG
- a CDS encoding Lpp/OprI family alanine-zipper lipoprotein, translating to MSKQFILAAGASVLLLAGCSSSPDPMAEKIDSLANQVEQLSQQVQTLQSGQNQATMQAEKAANAAMSAQEEAERANDRIDNIAQSYKK from the coding sequence ATGAGCAAACAATTTATTCTTGCAGCTGGTGCTTCCGTTCTACTTTTGGCTGGTTGTTCAAGCAGCCCAGATCCAATGGCTGAAAAAATTGACAGCCTAGCAAACCAAGTTGAGCAGCTATCACAGCAAGTTCAGACCCTTCAATCAGGCCAAAACCAAGCAACAATGCAAGCTGAGAAAGCGGCGAACGCTGCCATGTCTGCTCAAGAAGAAGCAGAGCGTGCTAACGATCGTATCGACAACATTGCTCAGTCTTACAAAAAATAA
- a CDS encoding DEAD/DEAH box helicase, which translates to MGGLPSSNCSENPLQFKDLGLDNRLLKTLKHYDFASATDIQRQAIPVAIAGKDLLASSKTGSGKTLAFVLPMLHKSLKTKAFSSKDPRGVILAPTRELAKQVFTELRSMLNGLSYEATLVVGGENFNDQVKALRRYPKFIVATPGRLADHLEHRSLFLDGLETLVLDEADRMLDLGFAPELKRIHKAAKHRRRQTLMFSATLDHAEVSDMASEMLSDPKRISVGSSNEQHSDITQKFYLCDHLDHKEAILNRIIDEAEYRQVIIFTATRADTDRLTDLLNERQLKAIALSGNMNQTKRNTIMSQFERHVFKILVTTDVASRGLDIANVTHVINFDMPKHTEEYVHRVGRTGRAGNKGEAISLVGPKDWDSFKRVEAFLNQEMSFDVLEGLKGKFKGFRPRKPNAVKKAQETKGKRPVAKKVAKKPAKRDKGFYNNVAVGDQVFMPKKKPKPTKPVEPSED; encoded by the coding sequence ATGGGTGGCTTACCATCATCAAACTGTTCGGAGAATCCTTTGCAATTTAAAGATTTGGGTCTTGATAACCGCCTATTGAAAACCCTAAAGCACTACGACTTTGCTAGTGCTACTGATATCCAGCGTCAAGCGATACCTGTAGCGATTGCTGGTAAAGATCTATTGGCATCATCAAAAACTGGCTCGGGCAAAACCTTAGCGTTTGTGCTTCCGATGCTGCACAAATCTCTAAAGACTAAAGCATTTTCATCGAAAGACCCACGTGGTGTTATTCTTGCTCCAACCCGTGAGTTGGCAAAGCAGGTGTTTACAGAGCTTCGCTCTATGCTTAACGGTCTTTCTTACGAAGCCACACTTGTCGTTGGTGGTGAGAACTTTAACGACCAGGTAAAAGCACTGCGCCGCTACCCAAAGTTTATCGTCGCAACTCCAGGTCGTCTTGCTGACCACCTAGAGCACCGTTCGCTTTTTCTTGATGGCCTAGAAACGCTAGTGCTAGATGAAGCTGACCGTATGCTTGATCTTGGTTTTGCACCAGAGCTTAAACGTATCCATAAAGCGGCAAAACACCGTCGTCGTCAAACCTTGATGTTCTCAGCAACGCTGGATCACGCAGAAGTGAGTGATATGGCTTCTGAGATGCTTAGTGATCCTAAGCGCATCTCTGTGGGTTCTTCAAATGAACAGCACAGTGATATCACCCAGAAGTTCTACCTATGTGATCACTTAGATCATAAAGAAGCGATCCTAAATCGTATTATCGATGAAGCTGAATACCGTCAGGTAATTATCTTTACTGCCACACGTGCAGATACTGATCGTCTAACTGATCTGCTTAATGAGCGTCAGCTCAAAGCTATCGCTCTTAGTGGTAACATGAATCAGACCAAACGTAACACCATCATGAGTCAGTTTGAGCGCCACGTGTTCAAAATCCTTGTGACAACCGATGTTGCCTCTCGTGGTCTGGATATCGCTAATGTAACTCACGTTATTAACTTTGATATGCCTAAGCATACCGAAGAATACGTGCACCGTGTTGGTCGTACAGGCCGTGCGGGTAACAAGGGTGAAGCGATCTCCCTAGTGGGTCCGAAAGATTGGGATAGCTTTAAGCGTGTTGAAGCCTTCCTTAATCAGGAAATGAGCTTTGACGTATTAGAAGGTCTCAAGGGTAAGTTTAAAGGTTTCCGTCCTCGTAAACCAAATGCGGTGAAGAAAGCGCAAGAAACCAAAGGTAAGCGCCCAGTGGCTAAAAAAGTGGCGAAGAAGCCAGCCAAACGTGATAAAGGTTTCTACAATAATGTTGCTGTGGGTGATCAGGTATTTATGCCAAAGAAAAAGCCTAAGCCAACTAAGCCTGTTGAGCCAAGCGAAGATTAA
- a CDS encoding immunoglobulin-like domain-containing protein has translation MQVKKLSIYTILMSAVVVTSGCNQEDKRTFVDVTAPAISIKGNVVTRLEAGQPHIDAGATARDDVDGPVPVVATGNIDQDGQVDTSELGQSAIVYTATDSSNNSSSAIRTLIIEDTLAPVVTLNGENPVTLEAGRDEYVEHGATALDSYDGVLELTISGSVDHNQLGQYQVTYSAMDRSNNVGTAVRTVNVIDTIAPELTLHGDRYIELISPQEFVDPGASAVDLFEGALPVVVSGSVDHMTPGTYHLTYRATDSSGNSSADSRTVVVKSLDRALDLNVKNYFDGTTVANSNVIATIYKDGGVHQEQRSAVTDSEGKATLFVPKDSQRITVLSDAWDYGYYGKAISVAEANVDLFQQPVVAKKRFTPGHDSNFTVSVSDIDIIELDTSFIIDLQGYAPSIDLMSEVTVIDPAHDPALMPGNYETVGEDGVVRNIESFGAVTLGINDENRNKYKMLDGFYATVRIPLASSVQSAPKHLSLYYYDFESGYWVEGPRAELMSNGTSQYYQGKVSKFLTWSAVNPIQTIRINGHVVDKNNNRVAGVNVSTQGVDYSGRNWATTDINGEFAVAAKANSKVLLSASSKDGESRTQTIVTGSEDIQLSESIVLTESAAVVTLTWGATPSDLDTQFFGPDSESGDSSFLVYHGNKHHHFETGSVWLDVDDTSGFGPEVTTVETLPYQGRYSYAVKNYSRSGSIVSSPGRVELSFQGRKQVFSPPVGPESYCWAVFDFVVNHGGGITIEEKSSWEDDAYCSGQRTSRFSTMFEVENVSILQDLIIKKYYK, from the coding sequence ATGCAAGTCAAAAAACTCTCTATTTATACTATATTAATGTCAGCAGTGGTGGTGACTTCTGGGTGTAACCAAGAAGACAAGCGCACATTTGTCGATGTAACGGCCCCGGCTATTTCAATCAAAGGTAATGTGGTTACTCGTCTAGAGGCTGGCCAGCCCCATATCGATGCAGGTGCAACTGCAAGAGATGATGTTGATGGTCCGGTGCCTGTAGTCGCAACAGGCAATATTGATCAAGATGGCCAAGTTGATACCTCCGAACTGGGCCAATCTGCAATTGTGTACACAGCGACTGATAGTTCAAATAACTCTAGCTCTGCTATTCGTACGCTTATTATTGAAGATACGTTGGCTCCTGTTGTCACTCTTAATGGTGAAAACCCTGTGACTCTAGAGGCAGGTCGAGATGAGTATGTGGAACATGGTGCAACGGCGCTCGACTCCTACGACGGAGTGCTAGAGCTGACAATCAGTGGGTCGGTTGACCATAATCAATTGGGTCAGTATCAAGTAACCTACAGTGCGATGGACCGATCAAATAATGTTGGCACTGCGGTAAGAACAGTCAATGTTATTGATACTATTGCTCCGGAACTTACGCTACACGGTGATCGATACATTGAGCTTATTTCACCGCAAGAATTTGTCGATCCAGGAGCAAGCGCTGTTGATTTATTTGAAGGGGCATTACCTGTCGTTGTGTCAGGGTCTGTTGATCACATGACGCCTGGTACATACCACCTGACTTATCGTGCGACAGACAGCTCAGGAAACTCAAGTGCTGACTCTAGAACGGTAGTCGTTAAGAGTCTGGACAGAGCTCTTGACCTAAATGTGAAGAACTACTTTGATGGTACGACAGTAGCTAACTCAAATGTTATCGCAACTATTTATAAAGATGGTGGGGTACATCAAGAACAGCGTTCCGCAGTGACAGATAGTGAAGGCAAAGCAACACTGTTTGTACCAAAGGACTCTCAACGTATTACTGTGCTTTCTGACGCTTGGGACTACGGTTATTATGGTAAAGCGATTTCAGTTGCTGAAGCTAACGTAGACCTATTTCAACAGCCCGTTGTTGCTAAGAAGCGCTTTACACCGGGTCATGATTCTAACTTTACTGTTTCGGTATCTGATATAGATATTATTGAATTAGATACCAGTTTTATAATCGACCTCCAAGGCTACGCTCCAAGTATTGACTTAATGAGTGAAGTTACGGTTATCGATCCTGCGCATGATCCTGCGTTGATGCCAGGAAACTATGAGACCGTTGGTGAAGATGGGGTTGTTCGTAATATCGAGAGTTTTGGAGCAGTTACATTAGGCATTAATGACGAGAATCGTAACAAGTACAAAATGCTTGATGGGTTCTATGCTACGGTTCGTATCCCGCTAGCTTCTAGCGTCCAATCTGCTCCAAAGCATCTGTCTTTATACTACTATGACTTCGAATCAGGATATTGGGTAGAAGGACCACGAGCAGAGCTGATGAGCAATGGCACCAGTCAATATTACCAAGGCAAAGTATCCAAATTTTTGACTTGGAGCGCAGTTAACCCTATTCAAACCATCCGCATAAACGGTCACGTAGTTGACAAAAACAACAACAGAGTTGCAGGCGTTAATGTAAGTACGCAAGGTGTTGACTACTCTGGACGAAATTGGGCAACGACAGACATAAATGGTGAGTTTGCAGTTGCTGCAAAGGCTAACTCTAAAGTCTTACTGTCCGCTTCATCGAAAGATGGCGAAAGTAGAACACAAACTATTGTGACTGGAAGTGAAGACATTCAACTATCGGAAAGTATTGTTCTAACAGAAAGCGCAGCAGTTGTTACTCTGACTTGGGGAGCAACACCATCTGATTTAGATACGCAGTTCTTCGGACCAGATTCGGAGTCAGGTGATAGTAGTTTTTTAGTGTACCACGGTAACAAACACCATCATTTTGAAACCGGATCTGTTTGGCTTGATGTTGATGACACTAGTGGTTTTGGGCCAGAAGTGACGACAGTTGAAACGCTTCCATATCAAGGCAGATACAGTTATGCAGTTAAAAACTACTCACGTTCGGGTAGCATTGTAAGCTCTCCTGGTCGTGTAGAACTGAGTTTTCAAGGCAGAAAGCAAGTTTTCTCACCACCAGTAGGTCCGGAGTCTTATTGTTGGGCAGTTTTCGATTTTGTTGTTAATCATGGTGGTGGCATCACTATTGAAGAGAAATCCAGCTGGGAAGATGATGCATATTGTAGTGGACAGCGTACTTCGAGATTTTCAACGATGTTTGAAGTTGAAAACGTCAGTATTTTGCAAGATCTAATCATCAAGAAATACTACAAGTAA
- a CDS encoding tetratricopeptide repeat protein: MMKFKYLLLATLISQPVFASEQDDETQVDLAPAMQTPLTPTRDDLLVIEVQGNQYRSSVQIDLSDPNLILVIDNDAVEAQQGDTEELLESELSEEAAELDEETALTLDREAECLALRLEAKEAAAKGDYEQALKLLDQALPLAEQPAQVLATKGSVLYKLKDMPGAIQAWKKALAIDPSMTEVSEMLKWLEK, encoded by the coding sequence ATGATGAAATTTAAATACCTACTTTTGGCGACGCTGATCAGTCAACCTGTTTTTGCGTCAGAACAAGATGACGAAACCCAAGTAGATCTGGCTCCAGCGATGCAAACCCCTTTGACACCAACCCGCGATGACTTGCTTGTGATTGAAGTGCAAGGGAATCAATATCGCTCATCGGTTCAAATAGACTTGTCTGATCCAAACTTAATCCTTGTGATTGATAATGATGCGGTAGAAGCTCAACAAGGCGACACAGAAGAGCTTCTTGAATCAGAACTTTCTGAAGAGGCGGCAGAACTTGATGAAGAAACCGCTCTTACTCTTGATAGAGAAGCTGAGTGCTTGGCTCTGCGTCTTGAAGCGAAAGAAGCTGCTGCTAAAGGTGACTATGAGCAAGCGCTGAAGTTGTTGGACCAAGCGTTGCCACTCGCTGAGCAACCAGCTCAGGTGCTGGCGACGAAAGGCAGTGTGCTCTATAAGCTCAAAGACATGCCAGGTGCGATCCAAGCATGGAAAAAGGCTCTAGCTATTGACCCATCGATGACAGAAGTCTCTGAAATGCTTAAATGGTTGGAAAAATAA
- a CDS encoding FliG C-terminal domain-containing protein — translation MSKVIQFIGSFALVASTVVAAQSSLELEQMAFTAELESRLNNDIERVIGPNRHVLVVEAELVREPIGVPEQALAPQQPKPVASTKVNDERLPELPGLSGIATADALEVVEQDLDDTQVNQEELPLQEQPTAPAMEKKIRSISTILQLDTSIAQDKVELVRSVALKKLQYNALRGDKFTLIQTDLEIADQNFAGAKSWQDYWWVVIVAIALLIALWGVMKAKRAVKEDAPVIDMSPSAPQALLDAKKGELKEIRQKLVKYSLSEPKKVNDALSRLSLNEQNTPVFASAYQELGRALFTSVFPVLNKQIPTYLKYLDENPADYDRLVRDLSDLQHLLVDANSVEQFEFQTRPFEFLEKLTTNQVRWLIDDEAIKIKALVLSQLSSQQASSLMATFEPEVQAMLATEIVQFESMPMAAFNEVATSLAVKAQTVPDYKTVKSDGNQILVNLLDSMNMSQQEGLLAQLKQSSPDSYIELRKVYYIFEDLVNTPKNVVSNVLRTIDGETLAIAFADIEEADLTRLLSCLPDRFAAMVQSEIERMATITTEQRFAAKQQVVDAMRVALANNQFHMSDLEQAA, via the coding sequence ATGAGCAAGGTAATTCAATTTATTGGTAGCTTTGCTCTAGTTGCGAGTACTGTTGTCGCAGCACAGTCGTCTCTTGAGCTTGAGCAAATGGCTTTTACAGCCGAATTAGAATCACGTCTTAATAACGATATCGAACGTGTGATTGGTCCAAATCGTCATGTTTTAGTGGTTGAGGCAGAGCTTGTTCGAGAGCCTATTGGAGTGCCTGAGCAAGCACTAGCACCGCAACAACCTAAACCTGTTGCGTCGACCAAGGTTAATGACGAACGACTCCCAGAACTTCCTGGGCTATCAGGGATTGCAACGGCGGATGCACTAGAGGTTGTAGAGCAGGATCTTGATGACACGCAAGTAAATCAAGAAGAGTTGCCTTTACAAGAACAGCCAACCGCTCCTGCGATGGAAAAGAAAATTCGCTCCATTTCTACAATTCTTCAGCTCGATACCAGTATCGCACAAGATAAGGTTGAACTGGTACGAAGCGTAGCGTTGAAAAAACTGCAATACAATGCGCTACGTGGTGACAAGTTTACATTGATCCAAACGGATTTAGAGATAGCAGATCAAAATTTTGCTGGAGCGAAAAGCTGGCAAGATTACTGGTGGGTAGTGATCGTCGCAATTGCGCTTCTAATTGCCTTGTGGGGCGTGATGAAAGCTAAGAGAGCGGTTAAAGAAGATGCTCCGGTGATTGATATGTCTCCCAGTGCCCCACAAGCATTGCTAGATGCAAAAAAGGGGGAGCTGAAGGAGATCCGTCAGAAACTCGTTAAGTACAGCCTAAGTGAACCTAAAAAGGTCAATGATGCTCTTAGCCGGCTGAGCTTAAATGAGCAAAATACTCCCGTGTTTGCTTCAGCGTACCAAGAGCTAGGCCGTGCCCTGTTTACGTCGGTTTTTCCGGTACTCAATAAGCAAATCCCTACTTACTTGAAATACCTGGATGAAAATCCAGCGGATTACGATCGTCTAGTTCGTGACCTGTCTGACTTGCAACATTTATTGGTTGACGCTAACTCAGTGGAGCAATTCGAGTTTCAAACTCGTCCGTTTGAGTTCCTTGAAAAGCTAACGACTAATCAGGTCCGCTGGTTAATCGACGATGAAGCGATCAAAATTAAAGCTCTAGTATTAAGCCAACTTTCTTCACAGCAAGCGAGTTCACTGATGGCAACATTTGAGCCAGAAGTACAAGCAATGCTGGCCACCGAGATTGTTCAATTTGAATCGATGCCGATGGCTGCATTTAATGAAGTGGCGACTTCGCTGGCTGTAAAAGCGCAAACTGTTCCTGATTACAAGACGGTTAAGTCGGACGGTAATCAGATCTTGGTTAATTTGTTGGATAGCATGAATATGAGCCAACAAGAAGGCCTGCTAGCCCAGCTAAAACAGTCATCGCCTGATTCGTACATTGAACTTCGTAAGGTTTACTACATCTTTGAAGATTTGGTTAATACACCGAAGAATGTGGTTAGCAACGTACTGCGAACAATTGACGGTGAAACTCTAGCAATAGCCTTTGCAGATATAGAAGAAGCAGATTTGACTCGCTTACTTAGCTGCTTACCTGATCGTTTTGCTGCAATGGTACAGTCCGAGATCGAGCGTATGGCTACGATCACAACAGAGCAACGATTTGCTGCGAAGCAACAAGTTGTCGATGCAATGCGTGTCGCCCTTGCAAACAACCAGTTCCACATGAGTGATCTGGAGCAAGCTGCATGA
- a CDS encoding MotA/TolQ/ExbB proton channel family protein, protein MISLSTITGLLMAVGVLLGAIIMSTDNYMLFVSFSSLIIVLGGTLTATLMSYSYPLIFQSFKGFLQNLIDEKNVVKAKQDSISRTLEWNQIFRTGGMAALETSLTEKELKDPFVSLGIELIGTGYKGSELKNMLDESNHSQRQAEMSQAQVLNSMGNFAPGFGMIGTLIGLITMLDNLNGDLAALGNGLAVALLTTLYGILLAQLLFKPASTRVARRVENHFENREMQINAFVLMTEKRPELYLQDSMNAHLPFQKRLEV, encoded by the coding sequence ATGATCTCATTAAGCACCATTACTGGCCTATTGATGGCAGTGGGCGTTCTGTTGGGAGCCATTATTATGAGTACAGATAACTACATGTTATTTGTCAGCTTTTCTAGCTTGATAATTGTGCTTGGCGGAACGTTAACAGCAACTTTAATGAGCTATTCATATCCGTTAATTTTTCAGTCATTTAAAGGTTTTTTGCAAAACCTAATCGATGAAAAAAATGTGGTAAAAGCAAAGCAAGACTCTATATCTCGCACTCTGGAATGGAACCAAATATTCCGTACAGGTGGTATGGCTGCGTTGGAAACTTCGCTAACTGAAAAAGAGTTAAAGGACCCATTTGTCAGTTTGGGCATTGAGCTTATCGGTACTGGTTACAAAGGAAGTGAGCTTAAGAATATGCTTGACGAGAGTAATCACAGCCAGCGCCAAGCTGAGATGAGTCAAGCGCAAGTGCTCAACTCTATGGGTAACTTCGCCCCAGGCTTTGGAATGATTGGTACTCTGATTGGCTTAATTACCATGCTAGATAACTTAAATGGTGATTTGGCAGCATTAGGCAATGGCTTAGCAGTAGCCCTATTGACTACGTTATACGGTATTTTGCTTGCTCAGCTGCTTTTCAAACCGGCTTCAACTCGCGTTGCTCGCCGTGTTGAGAATCACTTTGAGAATCGTGAGATGCAGATCAATGCTTTTGTCTTAATGACCGAAAAGCGTCCTGAGCTATACCTACAAGACTCCATGAACGCCCACTTGCCATTCCAAAAACGTTTGGAGGTTTAG